DNA from Candidatus Eremiobacteraceae bacterium:
CCGCCGCCGGCGCCCACGCGGTCCGCGCTCGGCTCGACCATCAGCGCCGGATCGAGGATCGTCGCCAGCTCCTTTTCGGAGAGCTTGGTCTTCTCCCGAGCGACCTCCCGAATCGTCTTGCCCGACGCTGCCGCTTCCTTGACGATTGCGGTGGCGGCGTCGTAGCCGATGATCGGCGCCAGACTGGTGCCGATGGCCAAGCCGCGCTCGACCATCTCGGGTCCCCGGTTGGTGGCTTTGAGGCCGTCGACGGCTTGGCGCGCGAAGTTGGCCGACGCGTTGGCCAGCAGCTCGATGGATTGGAGCAAGTCGTAGGCGACGATCGGCATGGTGAGGTTGATCTCGAAATTGCCGGATTGGCCGCCGACGGTGATGGCCGCGTCGTTGCCGATGACCTGGACGCACACCATGAGTACCGACTCGGCGATGACCGGGTTGACCTTGCCGGGCATGATGGACGAGCCGGGTTGGACAGCCGGCAGTTCGAGCTCGCCGATGCCCGCGCGCGGGCCGGAGCTGAGCCAGCGAACGTCGTTGGCGATCTTGGTCAGCGAGACGGCGATGGTCTTCATCGCGCCGCTGGCCGCAACCGCGTTGTCGAGCGAGGCTTGGGCCTGGAAGTGGTTGCTGGTCTCTTTGATGGTCAGGCCGGTCATCTTGGAGAGCTTGGCAGTCGCGAGTTTGGCGAACTCAGGGTGCGTGTTGATGCCGGTGCCGACGGCAGTGCCGCCGAGGGCGACTTCACTCAGCTCCTCCTGCGCCGCTTGCGCGCGCTTTATGCCGCGCTCGATCTGGCCGGCGTAACCGATGAACTCTTGGCCGAGCCGGATCGGGGTGGCGTCTTGCAGATGCGTGCGGCCGGTCTTGATGATGCCCCAGAACTCTTTGGACTTCTTCTCCAATGATGTCTGGAGGATGTGGAGGGCCGGCACGAGATCTTCTTTGATGGCGCTGGCGGCGGCGATATAGGTGGCGGTGGGGATGACGTCGTTGCTGGACTGGCCGAAGTTGACGTGATCGTTGGGGTGGATCTTCTTCGCCTCATCCTTGCCGACGAGCTGGCGCGCGCGGTAGGCGATAACCTCGTTCGCGTTCATGTTGGTCGAGGTGCCCGATCCTGTCTGGAACGTGTCGACCACGAAGTGCGCGTCGTGCTTGCCATCGATGACTTCTTGCGCGGCTTTGACGATCGCCGCGGCGACGTCTTTGTCGATGAGGCCGAGCTCAGCGTTAGTCTGCGCCGCGGCGAGCTTGACCTGACCCAGCGCCTTGATGAAGCGGCGCGGGTAGCGCAGCGAGCTGATCGGGAAATTGAGCGCGGCGCGCTGGGTGCTCGCGCCATAGAGCGCGGACGCGGGCACGTGCATCTCGCCCATCGAGTCTTTTTCGACGCGTGTCTCTGATGTCTCGTTGTTCGTCTTCATAGT
Protein-coding regions in this window:
- a CDS encoding class II fumarate hydratase, which produces MKTNNETSETRVEKDSMGEMHVPASALYGASTQRAALNFPISSLRYPRRFIKALGQVKLAAAQTNAELGLIDKDVAAAIVKAAQEVIDGKHDAHFVVDTFQTGSGTSTNMNANEVIAYRARQLVGKDEAKKIHPNDHVNFGQSSNDVIPTATYIAAASAIKEDLVPALHILQTSLEKKSKEFWGIIKTGRTHLQDATPIRLGQEFIGYAGQIERGIKRAQAAQEELSEVALGGTAVGTGINTHPEFAKLATAKLSKMTGLTIKETSNHFQAQASLDNAVAASGAMKTIAVSLTKIANDVRWLSSGPRAGIGELELPAVQPGSSIMPGKVNPVIAESVLMVCVQVIGNDAAITVGGQSGNFEINLTMPIVAYDLLQSIELLANASANFARQAVDGLKATNRGPEMVERGLAIGTSLAPIIGYDAATAIVKEAAASGKTIREVAREKTKLSEKELATILDPALMVEPSADRVGAGGG